A portion of the Burkholderia pseudomultivorans genome contains these proteins:
- a CDS encoding ABC transporter ATP-binding protein: MQSIPSSAAARQAQPAAVARSKNDAFVRIENVVKKFGDSTAVDNVNLTIAKNELFALLGSSGCGKSTLLRMLAGLETATSGKIYVDGEDLASLPPYRRPVNMMFQSYALFPHMTVESNVAFGLKQEGTPKNEIRERVADALALVQMSKYAQRKPHQLSGGQQQRVALARSLVKRPKLLLLDEPMSALDKKIRQKTQLELVNIIEKVDVTCVMVTHDQEEAMTMASRLAVMSEGKIVQIGAPGEVYEFPNSRFSAEFIGSTNLFEGRVVEDEPDHIFVESDDLEARMHVSHGITGPLGMPVGISVRPERVHVSREKPASPHNWARGVVTDIAYMGAYSLYHVRLPSGKTVVSNLSSSHLLHDGAPAWNDDVFVSWSPSSGVVLTQ; the protein is encoded by the coding sequence ATGCAATCGATACCCTCTTCCGCTGCTGCACGCCAGGCCCAACCGGCTGCCGTGGCCCGTTCGAAGAACGACGCCTTCGTGCGCATCGAAAACGTCGTGAAGAAATTCGGCGACAGCACGGCCGTCGACAACGTGAACCTGACGATCGCGAAGAACGAGCTGTTCGCACTGCTCGGCAGCTCGGGCTGCGGCAAGTCGACGCTGCTGCGCATGCTCGCCGGGCTGGAGACGGCCACCTCCGGCAAGATCTACGTCGACGGCGAGGACCTCGCGTCGCTGCCGCCGTACCGCCGCCCGGTGAACATGATGTTCCAGTCGTACGCGCTGTTCCCGCACATGACGGTCGAGTCGAACGTCGCGTTCGGCCTGAAGCAGGAAGGCACGCCGAAGAACGAGATCAGGGAGCGCGTGGCCGACGCGCTCGCGCTCGTGCAGATGAGCAAGTACGCGCAGCGCAAGCCGCACCAGCTGTCCGGCGGCCAGCAGCAGCGCGTCGCGCTCGCGCGCTCGCTGGTCAAGCGCCCGAAGCTGCTGCTACTCGACGAGCCGATGTCCGCGCTCGACAAGAAGATCCGCCAGAAGACCCAGCTCGAACTCGTCAACATCATCGAGAAGGTCGACGTCACCTGCGTGATGGTCACGCACGACCAGGAAGAGGCGATGACGATGGCCAGCCGCCTCGCGGTGATGAGCGAGGGCAAGATCGTGCAGATCGGCGCGCCGGGCGAAGTGTACGAATTCCCGAACAGCCGCTTCTCGGCCGAGTTCATCGGCTCGACCAACCTGTTCGAGGGGCGCGTGGTCGAAGACGAGCCCGACCACATCTTCGTCGAGAGCGACGACCTCGAGGCGCGCATGCACGTGAGCCACGGCATCACCGGCCCGCTCGGCATGCCGGTCGGCATCTCGGTGCGCCCGGAGCGCGTGCACGTGTCACGCGAGAAGCCGGCCTCGCCGCACAACTGGGCGCGCGGCGTCGTCACCGACATCGCCTACATGGGCGCGTACTCGCTCTACCACGTGCGGCTGCCGAGCGGCAAGACGGTCGTGTCGAACCTGTCGAGCTCGCACCTGCTGCACGACGGCGCGCCCGCATGGAACGACGACGTGTTCGTGTCGTGGTCGCCGTCCAGCGGCGTCGTGCTGACGCAGTGA
- a CDS encoding ABC transporter permease subunit → MRTSASPSSAPVSSGAAAATAASTAARGNRFPRLSRLLPSGRSVVIGVPFLWLAIFFALPFVLVLKISFADQVMGIPPYTSLVEIKDGVVHFALQLSHYAFLLQDDLYVATYLSSLKMAAVSTVLCLLIGYPMAYYIARSEPGTRNVLMMAVMLPFWTSFLIRVYAWIGILKDDGLLNHALIALGIIHTPLRLYHSDAGVYIGMVYSYLPFMVMPLYAHLVKMDLTLLEAAYDLGAKPWVAFTRITLPLSKNGIIAGSLLVFIPAVGEYVIPELLGGADTLMIGRVMWDEFFNNMDWPMASAVTVAMVVLLLVPMALFQYYQVKELEDAK, encoded by the coding sequence ATGAGAACTTCCGCTTCCCCCTCGTCCGCGCCGGTGTCGTCCGGCGCCGCCGCCGCGACCGCGGCCTCGACTGCCGCGCGCGGCAATCGCTTCCCGCGGCTGTCGCGCTTGCTGCCGTCGGGCCGCAGCGTGGTGATCGGCGTGCCGTTCCTGTGGCTCGCGATCTTCTTCGCGCTGCCGTTCGTGCTGGTGCTGAAGATCAGCTTCGCCGACCAGGTGATGGGCATCCCGCCGTACACGTCGCTCGTCGAGATCAAGGACGGCGTCGTGCACTTCGCGCTGCAGCTGTCGCACTACGCGTTCCTGCTGCAGGACGACCTGTACGTCGCGACCTACCTCAGCTCGCTGAAGATGGCCGCTGTATCGACGGTGCTGTGCCTGCTGATCGGCTATCCGATGGCGTACTACATCGCGCGCTCGGAGCCGGGCACGCGCAACGTGCTGATGATGGCCGTGATGCTGCCGTTCTGGACCTCGTTCCTGATCCGCGTGTACGCATGGATCGGCATCCTGAAGGACGACGGCCTGCTGAACCATGCGCTGATCGCGCTGGGCATCATCCACACGCCGCTGCGGCTCTATCACAGCGATGCGGGCGTCTACATCGGGATGGTCTATTCGTACCTGCCGTTCATGGTGATGCCGCTGTACGCGCACCTCGTGAAGATGGACCTCACGCTGCTGGAGGCCGCATACGACCTCGGCGCGAAGCCGTGGGTCGCGTTCACGCGCATCACGCTGCCGCTGTCGAAGAACGGGATCATCGCGGGCAGCCTGCTGGTGTTCATTCCGGCGGTCGGCGAGTACGTGATTCCGGAGCTGCTGGGCGGCGCGGACACGCTGATGATCGGGCGCGTGATGTGGGATGAATTCTTCAACAACATGGACTGGCCGATGGCGTCGGCCGTGACGGTCGCGATGGTGGTGCTGCTGCTGGTGCCGATGGCGCTGTTCCAGTACTACCAGGTCAAGGAACTGGAGGACGCGAAATGA
- a CDS encoding ABC transporter permease subunit: MIKPSKPLSTGVLAFGFLFLYIPIISLVVYSFNESKLVTVWSGFSLKWYAALWQDDELLSAAWLSLKIGLLTATASVVIGTWAGFVLARFGRFKGFTLYTGMINAPLVIPEVIQGISLLLLFVALEQMFGWPKGRGMVTIWIGHVMLCVSYVAIIVQSRVKEMNKSLEEAALDLGATPLKVFFVVTLPLISQALLSGWLLSFTLSIDDLVLSAFLSGPGSTTLPLVVFSRVRLGLNPEMNALATLFITAVTIGVIVVNQMMIARERRRMADMKAAFAVAAA, translated from the coding sequence ATGATCAAGCCGAGCAAACCGCTGTCGACGGGCGTTCTCGCCTTCGGGTTCCTGTTCCTGTACATCCCGATCATCAGCCTGGTCGTGTACTCGTTCAACGAGTCGAAGCTGGTGACGGTGTGGTCGGGCTTCTCGCTGAAGTGGTACGCGGCGCTGTGGCAGGACGACGAGCTGCTGAGCGCCGCGTGGCTGTCGCTGAAGATCGGCCTGCTGACGGCGACCGCCTCGGTCGTGATCGGCACGTGGGCGGGTTTCGTGCTGGCGCGCTTCGGACGCTTCAAGGGCTTCACGCTGTACACGGGGATGATCAACGCGCCGCTGGTGATTCCGGAGGTGATCCAGGGGATCTCGCTGCTGCTGCTGTTCGTCGCGCTGGAGCAGATGTTCGGCTGGCCGAAGGGGCGCGGGATGGTGACGATCTGGATCGGCCACGTGATGCTGTGCGTGTCGTACGTGGCGATCATCGTGCAGTCGCGCGTGAAGGAGATGAACAAGTCGCTGGAGGAGGCGGCGCTCGATCTCGGCGCGACGCCGCTGAAGGTGTTCTTCGTGGTGACGCTGCCGCTGATCTCGCAGGCGCTACTGTCGGGCTGGCTGTTGTCGTTCACGCTGTCGATCGACGACCTGGTGCTGTCGGCGTTCCTGTCGGGGCCCGGTTCGACGACGCTGCCGCTGGTGGTGTTCTCGCGCGTGCGGCTGGGGCTGAACCCGGAGATGAACGCGCTGGCGACGCTGTTCATCACGGCGGTGACGATCGGCGTGATCGTCGTGAACCAGATGATGATCGCGCGCGAGCGGCGTCGCATGGCCGACATGAAGGCGGCGTTCGCGGTGGCCGCCGCATGA
- a CDS encoding DUF3138 family protein, with the protein MKKKLICLLVAGALPGIALADSTSAEIKALQAQVAALQKQMKAMQAQLAARPAGAPVAQAGAKAGAAPVAVAADPGSPDYGKAPAVLSNDDVSEMKQQIANQQLKVDSLTDAANTGPLAGLSVTGYLDPTYIYNRAAGTSSFLFANHENAYNYFNSTFGDLYLDIKKTFGVGPMAPSAEITLMPNRGNGITLLQNSRGSITDNLLNTAVINVPITAETTLVAGLIPSFGGYEVQQSNQMLTLTHNLLYDFSDPGSYVGAGANYTKGNWAWKFFLGNEQYRTYGSVTQTGTNALGDPITTSNKVPTFTGRLDYTWSSALDIGGSFNIGRQTLPSAIDPTTGNVSYGVGGAAPNAYGTFFFAEADATYTLADVQYNAELDYGQQQHAAYNGGLAQWYGLSLLAHRKFNAPVVGRMGVTLRYDALVNRKNGGGGGGIALNGNGMDPYNGFGVDADCLATSKANGGLGFDCKGAIRQDVALDLLFYPTQQITVKVEYRHDWANNKVFLRNDGSYGKSNDLLATQFIYSF; encoded by the coding sequence ATGAAGAAGAAACTGATCTGCCTGCTGGTGGCCGGCGCGTTGCCGGGCATCGCGCTGGCCGACTCGACATCCGCCGAGATCAAGGCGCTGCAGGCGCAGGTCGCCGCGCTGCAGAAGCAGATGAAGGCCATGCAGGCGCAGCTCGCCGCGCGGCCGGCCGGCGCGCCGGTCGCGCAAGCCGGCGCGAAGGCCGGCGCCGCACCGGTCGCGGTCGCGGCCGATCCGGGCTCGCCCGACTACGGCAAGGCGCCCGCCGTGCTGAGCAACGACGACGTCAGCGAAATGAAGCAGCAGATCGCCAACCAGCAGCTGAAGGTCGACTCGCTGACGGACGCGGCCAACACGGGCCCGCTCGCCGGGCTGTCGGTGACGGGCTACCTCGACCCGACCTACATCTACAACCGCGCGGCCGGCACCTCGTCGTTCCTGTTCGCGAACCACGAGAACGCGTACAACTACTTCAACAGCACGTTCGGCGACCTCTACCTCGACATCAAGAAGACCTTCGGCGTCGGGCCGATGGCGCCGTCGGCCGAGATCACGCTGATGCCGAACCGCGGCAACGGCATCACGCTGCTGCAGAACTCGCGCGGCTCGATCACCGACAACCTGCTGAACACGGCGGTCATCAACGTGCCGATCACCGCCGAGACGACGCTCGTCGCCGGTTTGATCCCGAGCTTCGGCGGCTACGAGGTGCAGCAGTCGAACCAGATGCTCACGCTCACGCACAACCTGCTGTACGACTTCTCCGATCCGGGCAGCTACGTCGGCGCGGGCGCGAACTACACGAAGGGCAACTGGGCGTGGAAGTTCTTCCTCGGCAACGAGCAGTACCGCACCTACGGCTCGGTCACGCAGACGGGCACCAACGCACTCGGCGATCCGATCACGACCAGCAACAAGGTGCCGACCTTCACCGGTCGCTTGGACTACACGTGGTCGAGCGCGCTCGACATCGGCGGCTCGTTCAACATCGGCCGGCAGACGCTGCCGAGCGCGATCGACCCGACCACCGGCAACGTATCGTACGGCGTCGGCGGCGCGGCGCCGAACGCCTACGGCACGTTCTTCTTCGCGGAAGCCGATGCGACCTACACGCTCGCCGACGTGCAGTACAACGCCGAACTCGACTACGGCCAGCAGCAGCATGCAGCCTACAACGGCGGGCTCGCGCAGTGGTACGGCCTGTCGCTGCTCGCGCACCGCAAGTTCAACGCGCCGGTGGTCGGCCGCATGGGCGTGACGCTGCGCTACGATGCGCTCGTGAACCGCAAGAACGGCGGCGGCGGCGGCGGCATCGCGCTGAACGGCAACGGGATGGATCCGTACAACGGCTTCGGCGTCGATGCGGACTGCCTCGCGACGTCGAAGGCGAACGGCGGCCTGGGCTTCGACTGCAAGGGCGCGATCCGCCAGGACGTCGCGCTCGACCTGCTGTTCTATCCGACCCAGCAGATCACCGTGAAGGTCGAATACCGCCACGACTGGGCGAACAACAAGGTGTTCCTGCGCAACGACGGTTCGTACGGCAAGTCCAACGACCTGCTCGCGACGCAGTTCATCTATTCGTTCTGA
- a CDS encoding NAD(P)/FAD-dependent oxidoreductase translates to MTQSFTRRADALARDSYYEATAVRPAADDPVLDDTIDVDVCVIGAGFAGLSTALDCRARGLSVAVIDAHRPGWGASGRNGGQAITGFAKDEEIERQLGASGARAAWSLSLDGVALIAERIARYGIDCDFTRGYLTVATKPRRIDDLHAWMEAATTRWGHPSLAWLETGEIRARIASTRYLAGVYDPLSGHLHPLKYCLGLADAARREGIALYAHTPALDVVRGARPVVRTPTGEVRCRFVVSCCNAGPGGILPASTAARIAPIASYIIATEPLGKARADALIAQREAVCDNNFFLDYFRLSADHRMLFGGRANSAGASPDTLADTIRRRMVGVFPQLDDVRVEHAWGGFVDVTRNRAPDFGALDPNFFYVQGFSGHGVALTGIAGRTIAGAIAGDTRAFDLFAQLRHRRFPGGDAWRQPALELGMLYHRVRELF, encoded by the coding sequence ATGACGCAGTCTTTCACCCGCCGTGCCGATGCGCTCGCGCGCGACTCGTACTACGAAGCGACGGCCGTGCGGCCGGCCGCGGACGACCCGGTGCTCGACGACACGATCGACGTCGACGTCTGCGTGATCGGCGCCGGCTTCGCGGGCCTGTCGACGGCGCTCGACTGTCGCGCGCGCGGGCTGTCGGTCGCCGTGATCGACGCGCATCGTCCCGGCTGGGGCGCGTCGGGACGCAACGGCGGCCAGGCGATCACCGGCTTCGCGAAGGACGAGGAGATCGAGCGCCAGCTCGGCGCATCCGGCGCACGCGCCGCGTGGTCGCTGTCGCTCGACGGCGTCGCGCTGATCGCCGAGCGCATCGCGCGCTACGGGATCGACTGCGACTTCACGCGCGGCTACCTGACGGTCGCGACGAAGCCGCGCCGCATCGACGACCTGCATGCGTGGATGGAAGCCGCGACCACGCGCTGGGGCCATCCGTCGCTGGCGTGGCTCGAAACCGGCGAGATCCGTGCGCGCATCGCGTCGACGCGCTATCTCGCGGGCGTCTACGATCCGCTGTCGGGCCACCTGCATCCGCTCAAGTATTGCCTCGGCCTCGCCGACGCCGCGCGCCGCGAAGGCATCGCGCTGTACGCGCACACGCCCGCGCTCGACGTCGTGCGCGGCGCGCGGCCGGTCGTGCGCACGCCGACCGGCGAAGTGCGCTGCCGCTTCGTCGTGTCGTGCTGCAACGCCGGTCCGGGCGGCATCCTGCCCGCATCGACCGCCGCGCGCATCGCGCCGATCGCGTCGTACATCATCGCGACCGAGCCGCTCGGCAAGGCGCGCGCAGACGCGCTGATCGCGCAGCGCGAGGCCGTGTGCGACAACAACTTCTTCCTCGACTACTTCCGGCTGTCGGCCGACCACCGGATGCTGTTCGGCGGCCGCGCGAACTCGGCGGGCGCGTCGCCCGACACGCTCGCCGACACGATCCGCCGGCGCATGGTCGGCGTGTTCCCGCAGCTCGACGACGTGCGCGTCGAGCACGCGTGGGGCGGCTTCGTCGACGTCACGCGCAACCGCGCGCCGGACTTCGGCGCGCTCGATCCGAACTTCTTCTATGTCCAGGGCTTCAGCGGACACGGCGTCGCGCTGACCGGCATCGCCGGGCGCACGATCGCCGGCGCGATCGCGGGCGACACGCGCGCGTTCGACCTGTTCGCGCAACTGCGCCACCGCCGCTTTCCGGGCGGCGACGCGTGGCGGCAGCCCGCGCTCGAACTCGGGATGCTGTACCACCGCGTGCGCGAGCTGTTCTGA
- a CDS encoding NAD(P)/FAD-dependent oxidoreductase translates to MQTFANQPHVASYYAATANDTTRHAPLAGATDADVCVIGAGLTGLSAALNLAERGHSVTVLEASRVGWAASGRNGGQLIGGFACDIDTFAQFMPESDVKRIWDMGLETLSLVKSRIAKHDIDCALVPGYLTAANTERDADALRRWRDDAAKRFGYERFHFVEAEDLGDYVQSSRYCGGLYDPDSGHLHPLNYTLGLARAATDAGVRIHEDSCVTRVRDVSGGHLVETAQGQVRARFVVLACNTYVGTLSPALSKKIMPVGTYVIATEPLGEARAAALMPARAAICDSRFVLDYFRPAPDTRVVWGGKVSYSTRAPRRLAEAMRADMLKTFPQLADVKIDYAWGGFVDITMNRAPHFGRIAPTLYFAQGFSGHGVNTTALAGKLIAEAIDGQASRFDLFGKIRHRDFPGGATLRTPALVLAMSWYRLLDAFGVH, encoded by the coding sequence ATGCAGACATTCGCCAACCAGCCGCACGTCGCGTCGTACTACGCGGCGACCGCCAACGATACGACCCGCCATGCGCCGCTCGCCGGCGCGACCGATGCCGACGTGTGCGTGATCGGCGCGGGCCTCACCGGCCTGTCCGCCGCGCTCAATCTCGCCGAGCGCGGCCATTCGGTGACCGTGCTCGAAGCGTCGCGGGTCGGATGGGCCGCGAGCGGCCGCAACGGCGGCCAGCTGATCGGCGGCTTCGCGTGCGACATCGACACGTTCGCGCAGTTCATGCCGGAAAGCGACGTGAAGCGCATCTGGGACATGGGGCTGGAAACGCTGTCGCTCGTGAAGTCGCGCATCGCGAAGCACGACATCGACTGCGCGCTGGTGCCCGGCTACCTGACCGCCGCGAACACCGAGCGCGACGCCGATGCGCTCAGGCGCTGGCGCGACGACGCCGCGAAGCGCTTCGGCTACGAGCGCTTTCATTTCGTCGAAGCGGAGGATCTCGGCGACTACGTGCAGTCGTCGCGCTATTGCGGCGGCCTGTACGACCCGGACAGCGGCCACCTGCATCCGCTGAACTACACGCTCGGCCTCGCGCGCGCGGCGACCGACGCCGGCGTGCGGATCCACGAGGACAGCTGCGTGACGCGCGTGCGCGACGTGTCGGGCGGCCATCTGGTCGAGACGGCGCAGGGCCAGGTGCGCGCCCGTTTCGTCGTGCTTGCGTGCAATACCTATGTCGGCACGCTGTCGCCCGCGCTGTCGAAGAAGATCATGCCGGTCGGCACCTACGTGATCGCCACCGAGCCGCTCGGCGAAGCGCGCGCCGCCGCGCTGATGCCCGCGCGCGCGGCGATCTGCGACAGCCGTTTCGTACTCGACTATTTCCGGCCCGCGCCCGACACGCGCGTCGTGTGGGGCGGCAAGGTCAGCTATTCGACGCGCGCGCCGCGCCGTCTCGCCGAAGCGATGCGCGCGGACATGCTCAAGACGTTCCCGCAGCTCGCGGACGTGAAGATCGACTACGCGTGGGGCGGCTTCGTCGACATCACGATGAACCGCGCGCCGCACTTCGGGCGCATCGCGCCGACGCTGTATTTCGCGCAGGGGTTTTCGGGGCACGGCGTGAATACGACCGCGCTGGCGGGCAAGCTGATCGCCGAGGCGATCGACGGGCAGGCGAGCCGCTTCGACCTGTTCGGCAAGATCCGGCACCGCGACTTCCCCGGCGGTGCGACGCTGCGCACGCCGGCGCTGGTGCTCGCGATGAGCTGGTATCGGCTGCTCGACGCGTTCGGCGTGCACTGA
- a CDS encoding DUF799 domain-containing protein: MFKTLSFKLMSVLSIAVLLSACAQPVKRPDYTAFKKSQPRSILVLPPVNETSDVGATYGMLSQMTLPLAESGYYVVPVAVMDETFKQNGLTNAAEIQETPAAKLREIFGADAALYSKVSQYGTVYRILASATVVSASAKLVDLRTGDVLWQGSASAASDESGNNGGGSLIGMLVTAAVKQVANTLMDQSHDVAAFTSSRLLTAGPPNGLLYGPHSPKYGTD, translated from the coding sequence ATGTTCAAGACTCTTTCATTCAAGCTGATGTCCGTGCTGTCGATCGCCGTGCTGTTGAGCGCGTGCGCACAGCCGGTCAAGCGACCCGACTACACGGCGTTCAAGAAGAGCCAGCCGCGCTCGATCCTCGTGCTGCCGCCCGTCAACGAGACTTCCGACGTCGGCGCGACCTACGGGATGCTGTCGCAGATGACGCTGCCGCTCGCCGAGTCCGGCTATTACGTCGTTCCGGTCGCGGTGATGGACGAAACCTTCAAGCAGAACGGCCTGACGAACGCGGCCGAGATCCAGGAAACGCCGGCCGCCAAGCTGCGCGAGATCTTCGGCGCGGATGCCGCGCTGTACTCGAAGGTGTCGCAGTACGGGACCGTGTACCGGATTCTCGCGAGCGCGACCGTCGTGTCGGCCTCGGCGAAGCTCGTCGACCTGCGCACCGGCGACGTGCTGTGGCAGGGCAGCGCCAGCGCGGCCAGCGACGAAAGCGGCAACAACGGCGGCGGCAGCCTGATCGGCATGCTGGTGACGGCCGCGGTCAAGCAGGTCGCGAATACGCTGATGGACCAGAGCCACGACGTCGCGGCGTTCACGAGCAGCCGGCTGCTGACGGCGGGGCCGCCCAACGGCCTGCTGTACGGCCCGCATTCGCCGAAGTACGGCACCGACTGA
- a CDS encoding DUF4810 domain-containing protein, producing MKRANWLPATAAALLLAGCASSTPPLYQWSGYQPQVYEYFKGQKSPQEQIDALEKALQDIRGKGHTPPPGFHAHLGMLYASVGNGQQAAQEFEAEKQLFPESSTYMDFLLKKKDGAPRPADPKAAARSAAGQTIAGQKTADSNPAKQ from the coding sequence ATGAAACGGGCTAACTGGCTGCCGGCGACGGCCGCCGCACTGCTGCTCGCCGGCTGCGCGAGCTCGACACCGCCGCTTTACCAGTGGAGCGGCTACCAGCCGCAGGTGTACGAATACTTCAAGGGGCAGAAGTCGCCGCAGGAGCAGATCGACGCGCTCGAAAAGGCGCTGCAGGACATTCGCGGCAAGGGCCATACGCCACCGCCGGGGTTCCATGCGCATCTCGGGATGCTGTACGCGAGCGTCGGCAACGGTCAGCAGGCCGCGCAGGAGTTCGAGGCCGAGAAGCAGCTGTTTCCGGAATCCTCGACCTACATGGATTTCCTGCTGAAGAAGAAAGACGGCGCGCCCCGGCCGGCCGATCCGAAGGCGGCCGCCCGGAGCGCCGCCGGCCAGACGATCGCCGGCCAGAAGACGGCCGATTCGAACCCCGCCAAACAGTGA
- a CDS encoding CsgG/HfaB family protein — MNLQTRRTVVVAAAVVAALSGCATESSRTLDVPAVSSAQKPYAGKPVAIAVGKFDNRSSYMRGIFSDGIDRLGGQAKTILVTRLQQSRRFNVLDRENLDEIKQEAGFMKKAQAVKGANYVVTGDVTEFGRKDVGDHQLFGILGRGKTQVAYAKVNLNIVDTTTSEVVASSQGAGEFSLSNREVIGFGGTAGYDSTLNGKVLDLAIQEAVNHLAEQVDAGALKTAQ, encoded by the coding sequence ATGAACCTTCAGACACGACGCACCGTGGTCGTCGCGGCGGCCGTCGTCGCGGCGCTGTCCGGCTGCGCGACCGAGTCGTCGCGCACGCTCGACGTGCCGGCCGTCAGCAGCGCGCAGAAACCGTATGCGGGCAAGCCCGTCGCGATCGCGGTCGGCAAGTTCGACAACCGCTCGAGCTACATGCGCGGCATTTTCTCGGACGGCATCGACCGCCTCGGCGGCCAGGCGAAGACGATCCTCGTCACGCGCCTGCAGCAGAGCCGGCGCTTCAACGTGCTCGACCGCGAGAACCTCGACGAGATCAAGCAGGAAGCCGGCTTCATGAAGAAGGCGCAGGCCGTGAAGGGCGCGAACTACGTGGTGACGGGCGACGTGACCGAGTTCGGCCGCAAGGACGTCGGCGATCACCAGCTGTTCGGCATCCTCGGTCGCGGCAAGACGCAGGTCGCGTATGCGAAGGTCAACCTGAACATCGTCGACACGACAACGTCGGAAGTCGTCGCCTCGAGCCAGGGCGCGGGCGAGTTCAGCCTGTCGAACCGCGAGGTGATCGGCTTCGGCGGTACGGCCGGCTACGACTCGACGCTGAACGGCAAGGTGCTCGACCTCGCGATCCAGGAGGCCGTGAACCATCTCGCCGAGCAGGTCGACGCCGGCGCGCTGAAGACCGCGCAATAA
- the gor gene encoding glutathione-disulfide reductase has product MDFDYDLFVIGAGSGGVRLARMSASYGARVGIAEQEQIGGTCVLRGCIPKKLLVYASHYPHDVDDAKGFGWRFGAGTLDWPALIAAKDREINRLSDIYIGLLRQSGVDMHEGRATLVDAHTVAVGERRFRARHIAIATGSRPSLPPRPGIEHAITSREALSLAALPARIAVVGGGYIAVEFAGIFNGFGSRVDLFYRGEKILRGFDDDVRQFLSDEMTKQGVAIHAGATVDAIARADDGSLSVRVGDARHGPYDAVLYATGRVPNVEGLGLEQTGVALDARGAIAVDAYSATSVDSIHAIGDVTSRPQLTPVATRDAGLLATTLFGGRRVAADHAAVPSAVFSQPEVATVGLTEAAARALHGDVDIYRTSFRALRHTLSGRDERTLMKLVVARDSQRVVGAHMVGREAGEIIQGIAIAMRAGATKAQFDDTIGIHPTAAEEFVTMRQKVAE; this is encoded by the coding sequence ATGGATTTCGACTACGACCTGTTCGTGATCGGGGCCGGCTCGGGCGGCGTGCGGCTGGCCCGGATGTCGGCTTCATACGGCGCACGCGTCGGCATTGCGGAACAGGAGCAGATCGGCGGCACCTGCGTGCTGCGCGGCTGCATCCCGAAGAAACTGCTCGTCTACGCGTCGCACTATCCGCACGACGTCGACGATGCGAAGGGCTTCGGCTGGCGCTTCGGCGCCGGCACGCTCGACTGGCCCGCGCTGATCGCCGCGAAGGATCGCGAGATCAATCGCCTGAGCGACATCTACATCGGCCTGCTGCGGCAGTCCGGCGTCGACATGCACGAGGGGCGCGCGACGCTCGTCGATGCGCACACGGTCGCCGTCGGCGAGCGCCGCTTCCGCGCGCGCCACATCGCGATCGCGACCGGCTCGCGCCCGTCGCTGCCGCCGCGGCCGGGCATCGAACACGCGATCACGTCGCGCGAGGCGCTGTCGCTCGCCGCGCTGCCGGCGCGCATCGCGGTGGTCGGCGGCGGCTACATCGCGGTCGAGTTCGCCGGCATCTTCAACGGCTTCGGCAGCCGGGTCGACCTGTTCTATCGCGGCGAGAAGATCCTGCGCGGCTTCGACGACGACGTGCGGCAGTTCCTGTCCGATGAAATGACGAAACAGGGCGTCGCGATCCATGCGGGCGCGACGGTCGACGCGATCGCGCGCGCGGACGACGGCTCGCTGAGCGTGCGCGTCGGCGATGCGCGACACGGGCCGTACGACGCGGTGCTCTACGCGACCGGGCGCGTGCCGAACGTCGAGGGGCTCGGGCTCGAACAGACGGGCGTCGCGCTCGACGCGCGCGGCGCGATCGCGGTCGATGCGTATTCGGCGACGTCGGTCGACTCGATCCACGCGATCGGCGACGTGACCTCGCGCCCGCAGCTCACGCCGGTGGCGACGCGCGACGCCGGGCTGCTCGCGACGACGCTGTTCGGCGGGCGGCGCGTCGCGGCCGACCACGCCGCGGTGCCGTCGGCCGTGTTCAGCCAGCCCGAAGTCGCGACGGTCGGCCTGACCGAGGCGGCCGCCCGTGCGCTGCACGGCGACGTCGACATCTACCGCACGTCGTTCAGGGCACTGCGCCACACGCTGTCGGGCCGCGACGAGCGCACGCTGATGAAACTGGTGGTCGCGCGCGACAGCCAGCGCGTGGTGGGCGCGCACATGGTCGGCCGCGAAGCGGGCGAGATCATCCAGGGCATCGCGATCGCGATGCGCGCGGGCGCGACGAAGGCGCAGTTCGACGACACGATCGGCATTCATCCGACCGCGGCCGAGGAATTCGTGACGATGCGCCAGAAGGTGGCGGAATAA